A genome region from Brienomyrus brachyistius isolate T26 chromosome 23, BBRACH_0.4, whole genome shotgun sequence includes the following:
- the smap2 gene encoding stromal membrane-associated protein 2 isoform X1: protein MTGKSVKDVDRYQAVLTALLSLEENKFCADCLAKGPRWASWNLGVFICIRCAGIHRNLGVHISRVKSVNLDQWTREQIQCVQEMGNAKSRRLYEAFLPACFQRPETDQSAEVFIRDKYDKKKYMDKCLDVQALKKEKSSDSIVKEAPVVFEKVKLKRDDSQQLKSSLSEPAHITADLLNLDAPAPVSNGGPSPELTDPLDLFGSVSTTSANPAKTPPASASMPAKHQVGSSVPENLSLFLDPTPKPEEVPRKMSKDSILSLYSTVTPHTNSMPPHGGMYMAPPHMGYAAAGFGQYQPMAQGGMMGAMMGMPAGALAQPGLLCPAGMPAAGPYAAGLPGGGMGISGSMVGGLPSLPQQMYGVQPAQQLQWNITQMTQHMAGMNLYGANSMMGYTQPMGGGVVPGSSHMLGTHVWK from the exons GTCCCAGATGGGCCTCGTGGAACCTGGGGGTCTTCATTTGTATCCGCTGTGCTGGAATCCACCGGAACCTAGGAGTCCACATATCACGGGTCAAGTCGGTGAACTTGGACCAGTGGACCCGGGAGCAGATTCAG TGTGTCCAGGAGATGGGAAATGCTAAATCCCGGCGTCTCTATGAAGCCTTTCTGCCGGCCTGCTTCCAGCGGCCCGAGACTGACCA ATCTGCTGAGGTCTTCATCCGTGACAAGTACGATAAGAAGAAGTACATGGATAAGTGTCTCGACGTCCAGGCGCTCAAG AAGGAGAAGTCTAGTGACTCTATAGTCAAAGAGGCACCAGTTGTGTTTGAGAAGGTGAAATTG AAGAGGGATGATTCCCAGCAGCTGAAGTCCAGTCTCTCAGAGCCGGCTCACATCACAGCTGACTTGTTAAACCTTG ATGCTCCAGCCCCTGTGAGCAACGGTGGCCCCAGCCCCGAGTTGACGGACCCGTTGGATTTGTTCGGTTCTGTCTCCACCACCTCTGCCAATCCCGCCAAAACACCG CCAGCTTCAGCGTCCATGCCTGCAAAACACCAAGTTGGCAGCTCTGTTCCGGAGAACCTCAGTCTCTTCCTGGACCCTACCCCAAAACCTGAGGAGGTGCCTAGGAAGATGTCCAAAGACTCCATCCTGTCTCTCTACAGCACCGTCACACCACACACCAACAGCATGCCTCCTCACG GTGGCATGTACATGGCCCCACCACACATGGGTTATGCAGCAGCTGGATTTGGGCAGTACCAGCCCATGGCCCAGGGCGGGATGATGGGAGCCATGATGGGGATGCCTGCGGGCGCGCTGGCACAACCTGGCCTTCTATGCCCAGCCGGGATGCCGGCAGCGGGGCCCTACGCGGCGGGGCTGCCAGGGGGCGGGATGGGCATCTCCGGCAGCATGGTGGGAGGGCTGCCCTCTCTGCCCCAGCAGATGTACGGGGTGCAGCCGGCCCAGCAACTGCAGTGGAACATCACGCAG ATGACCCAGCACATGGCCGGCATGAACTTGTACGGTGCCAACAGCATGATGGGATACACTCAGCCCatgggaggaggggtggtgccCGGATCGAGTCACATGCTTGGGACACACGTGTGGAAATGA
- the smap2 gene encoding stromal membrane-associated protein 2 isoform X2, giving the protein MTGKSVKDVDRYQAVLTALLSLEENKFCADCLAKGPRWASWNLGVFICIRCAGIHRNLGVHISRVKSVNLDQWTREQIQCVQEMGNAKSRRLYEAFLPACFQRPETDQSAEVFIRDKYDKKKYMDKCLDVQALKKRDDSQQLKSSLSEPAHITADLLNLDAPAPVSNGGPSPELTDPLDLFGSVSTTSANPAKTPPASASMPAKHQVGSSVPENLSLFLDPTPKPEEVPRKMSKDSILSLYSTVTPHTNSMPPHGGMYMAPPHMGYAAAGFGQYQPMAQGGMMGAMMGMPAGALAQPGLLCPAGMPAAGPYAAGLPGGGMGISGSMVGGLPSLPQQMYGVQPAQQLQWNITQMTQHMAGMNLYGANSMMGYTQPMGGGVVPGSSHMLGTHVWK; this is encoded by the exons GTCCCAGATGGGCCTCGTGGAACCTGGGGGTCTTCATTTGTATCCGCTGTGCTGGAATCCACCGGAACCTAGGAGTCCACATATCACGGGTCAAGTCGGTGAACTTGGACCAGTGGACCCGGGAGCAGATTCAG TGTGTCCAGGAGATGGGAAATGCTAAATCCCGGCGTCTCTATGAAGCCTTTCTGCCGGCCTGCTTCCAGCGGCCCGAGACTGACCA ATCTGCTGAGGTCTTCATCCGTGACAAGTACGATAAGAAGAAGTACATGGATAAGTGTCTCGACGTCCAGGCGCTCAAG AAGAGGGATGATTCCCAGCAGCTGAAGTCCAGTCTCTCAGAGCCGGCTCACATCACAGCTGACTTGTTAAACCTTG ATGCTCCAGCCCCTGTGAGCAACGGTGGCCCCAGCCCCGAGTTGACGGACCCGTTGGATTTGTTCGGTTCTGTCTCCACCACCTCTGCCAATCCCGCCAAAACACCG CCAGCTTCAGCGTCCATGCCTGCAAAACACCAAGTTGGCAGCTCTGTTCCGGAGAACCTCAGTCTCTTCCTGGACCCTACCCCAAAACCTGAGGAGGTGCCTAGGAAGATGTCCAAAGACTCCATCCTGTCTCTCTACAGCACCGTCACACCACACACCAACAGCATGCCTCCTCACG GTGGCATGTACATGGCCCCACCACACATGGGTTATGCAGCAGCTGGATTTGGGCAGTACCAGCCCATGGCCCAGGGCGGGATGATGGGAGCCATGATGGGGATGCCTGCGGGCGCGCTGGCACAACCTGGCCTTCTATGCCCAGCCGGGATGCCGGCAGCGGGGCCCTACGCGGCGGGGCTGCCAGGGGGCGGGATGGGCATCTCCGGCAGCATGGTGGGAGGGCTGCCCTCTCTGCCCCAGCAGATGTACGGGGTGCAGCCGGCCCAGCAACTGCAGTGGAACATCACGCAG ATGACCCAGCACATGGCCGGCATGAACTTGTACGGTGCCAACAGCATGATGGGATACACTCAGCCCatgggaggaggggtggtgccCGGATCGAGTCACATGCTTGGGACACACGTGTGGAAATGA